In Quercus robur chromosome 11, dhQueRobu3.1, whole genome shotgun sequence, the following proteins share a genomic window:
- the LOC126706030 gene encoding uncharacterized protein LOC126706030 has translation MGTRLEYAVNLLATSPNSNSFTVHCVDDWEHFKNRGLKGNCYTTVVDSSEDSMDRKLEKHNLESIKKTMQMHEDVFKNQVKELHRLYKVQKILMGELKKELKQNRYWSSMTSSDISHAHFINSHHPSMQTTSEFNFQIQSLRDDPNSRERSGSCSGDTMKMARGFDLERPAAEEDRSTGVSAVEEDQAGPSSQMPTSSHKMSVAGSDEDSEVELTLSIGGCLSKKASSKSSKTQLGLCDSSSHKGIREIDSSASFKSDRGEDCSDPNTPMSSSSATFNQETNRPHWLFQGLKLK, from the exons ATGGGGACTAGACTTGAATACGCCGTCAATCTCTTAGCAACCTCACCAAACAGCAACAGCTTTACTGTGCATTGTGTGGATGACTGGGAGCATTTCAAGAATAGAGGACTGAAGGGGAACTGCTATACAACTGTAGTGGACAGCTCTGAGGACTCCATGGACAGGAAGCTAGAAAAGCACAACTTAGAATCCATCAAAAAGACAATGCAGATGCATGAAGATGTCTTCAAAAACCAG GTGAAGGAACTGCACAGACTCTACAAAGTGCAGAAGATACTAATGGGTGAGCTGAAAAAAGAACTTAAACAAAACAGATATTGGAGTTCCATGACTAGCTCAGATATAAGCCATGCTCACTTCATTAACTCCCACCATCCATCAATGCAAACCACAAGTGAATTTAATTTCCAAATTCAGAGCTTGAGAGACGATCCAAACTCAAGGGAGCGAAGTGGCAGTTGCTCTGGAGACACCATGAAAATGGCAAGGGGATTTGATCTTGAAAGGCCTGCTGCTGAGGAAGACAGGTCCACAGGAGTCAGTGCCGTTGAGGAAGACCAAGCAGGGCCAAGTTCCCAGATGCCCACCAGCAGTCATAAGATGAGCGTTGCTGGTTCTGATGAAGATAGTGAAGTAGAGCTGACATTAAGCATTGGAGGTTGCTTGAGCAAGAAGGCATCATCAAAATCCTCAAAAACTCAGTTAGGATTATGTGATTCCTCGTCCCATAAAGGAATTAGGGAGATTGATTCATCTGCCTCTTTCAAATCGGACCGAGGAGAGGATTGTAGTGACCCCAACACCCCCATGAGCAGCTCCAGTGCTACATTTAATCAGGAAACAAACCGGCCGCATTGGCTTTTCCAAGGTTTAAAGCTCAAATAG